Proteins encoded by one window of Cannabis sativa cultivar Pink pepper isolate KNU-18-1 chromosome 4, ASM2916894v1, whole genome shotgun sequence:
- the LOC115714585 gene encoding GPI ethanolamine phosphate transferase 2 isoform X3, whose translation MTILLFFKIGWKMVMLGDETWLKLFPGLFKRHDGVSSFFVKDTIQVDQNVSRHLPDELSRYDWDLMILHYLGLDHVGHIGGRNSVLMAPKLMEMDEVVKMIHTNRILNQMNNHGRTLLVVVSDHGMTENGNHGGSSYEETDSLALFIGLNDVSRFESFSQKTVDQVDIAPTLALLFSLPIPKNNVGILIPETFGHLADDQKLRALELNSWQLLRLLQAQLPGLSCEGFPYHESIDKTSGISKCNGSLETKFCCLYTTAEFLHNSWMSKDVSRFNHGDEYNIAVGAYNEFLRIASEWLARRATDKPFNLLGFGVAAMVLSCVILLSLLCLMCKEVYGRERKYVSNFESNIMHAWHLDEAFAIGVIFILVVSMGSSSMVEEEQYIWHFVSSTLLLLLLRKSAQYLQVERAQNIFNLFSGKNKYIGFQTLSIVLLLISGRILRGWHQGGVNWRDLPDISKWLEQAGGDHLLKALQLVAGLLFITLSLVSLSVFDLNRKSVAVIGFCFLTPGLLVLQHIMKHQDSMFAPSSYTATMLVQIIYTVLGFATLGITVALPWLSSCLNSKSFSNRFSYESASGPDELCYKPLLVEFRNCSFVIGWAYICSWCLLQLLLQQPINSMPILLLFLQVLVGMLYCFHSGEDNKLWVEVAVFYYMGMAGHYALGNSNSLATIDVAGAFIGISSHSTILSGILMFMITYASPMLAALSMVMYISIKSCNYIALPINMDSKLLLKKLLGFPCLLLLSLNSILLVSYTIVLILMRNHLFVWSVFSPKYLYVCAATVCVYIGVSIVATTVIYTYLVLSFKRTMQGFGSSATTKDKE comes from the exons ATGACAATCTTATTG TTTTTTAAGATTGGTTGGAAAATGGTGATGCTTGGTGATGAAACATGGCTGAAGTTGTTTCCAGGATTATTTAAGAGGCATGATGGAGTTAGTAGCTTTTTT GTTAAAGATACTATACAAGTTGATCAAAATGTTTCTCGACATTTGCCTGATGAACTTAGTAGATATGATTGGGATCTCATG ATTCTTCATTACCTAGGCTTGGATCATGTTGGACATATTGGTGGCCGCAACAG TGTCTTGATGGCCCCAAAACTAATGGAGATGGATGAGGTGGTTAAGATGATTCATACAAATAGAATTCTGAATCAAATGAATAATCATGGAAGGACACTTTTG GTAGTGGTAAGTGATCATGGCATGACTGAGAATGGTAATCATGGAGGATCTTCATATGAAGAGACTGATTCTTTGGCTTTATTTATCGGTCTGAACGATGTCTCCCGTTTTGAATCATTCTCTCAGAAAACTGTGGACCAG GTTGATATAGCACCAACATTAGCTCTTCTTTTTAGTTTGCCAATTCCCAAGAACAATGTTGGAATCCTGATTCCAGAAACTTTTGGGCATTTGGCTG ATGATCAAAAGCTAAGGGCACTTGAGTTGAATTCATGGCAGTTGCTTAGATTATTGCAAGCACAACTACCTGGTTTATCATGTGAAGGTTTCCCATATCATGAATCAATTGATAAAACCTCTGGAATAAGTAAGTGCAATGGTAGCTTGGAGACGAAATTTTGTTGCTTATATACAACTGCTGAATTTCTCCATAATTCCTGGATGTCTAAGGATGTATCGAG GTTTAACCATGGGGATGAGTATAACATTGCTGTTGGAGCATACAACGAGTTTTTAAGAATTGCAAGTGAGTGGTTAGCACGCAGAGCCACCGAT AAACCTTTCAACTTGCTTGGTTTTGGAGTTGCTGCAATGGTCCTATCTTGTGTAATATTGCTGAGCCTTCTATGTCTAATGTGCAAAGAAGTTTATGGCAGAGAAAGGAAATACGTTTCAAACTTTGAGAGTAATATCATGCATGCATGGCATTTAGATGAGGCTTTTGCAATTGGTGTTATCTTTATCCTTGTAGTAAGTATGGGATCGAGTTCTATGGTGGAGGAAGAGCAATATATATGGCATTTTGTTAGTTCGACATTGCTTTTGTTATTACTGCGTAAATCAGCACAGTATTTACAAGTTGAAAGGGCACagaatatatttaatttgttcAGTGGAAAAAACAAATATATTGGTTTTCAAACATTGTCCATAGTTTTGCTTCTTATTTCTGGTAGGATCTTGAGAGGCTGGCATCAAGGAGGCGTGAATTGGAGGGATCTTCCTGATATATCCAAGTGGCTTGAGCAAGCTGGGGGTGACCATCTACTTAAAGCACTTCAGCTAGTTGCAGGCCTTCTATTCATTACCTTAAGCTTGGTTTCTCTATCTGTATTTGATTTAAATAGAAAATCTGTTGCAGTGATTGGATTTTGCTTTTTGACTCCTGGGTTATTGGTTTTGCAACATATTATGAAACATCAGGATAGCATGTTTGCACCATCTAGCTATACTGCAACAATGCTGGTACAAATAATCTATACAGTTCTCGGTTTTGCCACACTTGGTATCACTGTGGCTTTACCATGGCTATCATCTTGTTTGAATTCCAAGTCATTCTCAAATAGATTTTCCTATGAATCTGCTTCTGGCCCTGATGAGCTTTGTTACAAGCCTCTGCTGGTGGAGTTCAGAAATTGCTCGTTTGTGATTGGGTGGGCATACATATGCTCTTGGTGCCTTCTGCAGTTGTTACTCCAACAACCAATTAATTCAATGCCTATATTATTGCTGTTTTTGCAAGTTTTAGTCGGCATGCTTTATTGTTTTCACAGTGGGGAAGATAACAAGCTCTGGGTTGAG GTTGCAGTGTTTTACTATATGGGGATGGCGGGCCATTATGCTTTGGGGAACAGTAATTCTTTAGCCACCATTGATGTTGCTGGAGCTTTTATT GGCATCTCAAGTCATTCAACTATACTTTCTGGGATTTTAATGTTTATGATTACCTACGCCTCCCCAATGCTAGCCGCTCTTAGCATGGTGATGTACATCTCGATTAAGAGCTGTAACTATATTGCACTTCCAATAAATATGGATTCCAAACTACTCCTGAAAAAATTGCTGGGCTTCCCTTGTCTACTTCTACTGAGCTTgaactccattttgttggtgTCGTACACCATTGTATTGATATTAATGAGGAACCATCTCTTTGTGTGGAGCGTTTTCTCTCCAAA GTATCTTTATGTGTGTGCTGCAACTGTGTGTGTCTATATTGGGGTCTCTATTGTGGCAACAACTGTGATTTATACATACTTGGTTCTGTCATTTAAGAGAACCATGCAGGGTTTTGGTTCTTCTGCAACCACTAAAGATAAAGAATAG
- the LOC133037313 gene encoding transcription factor bHLH131-like has translation MQMVQAGGRNTSRSYSKQIVAFKHSEAERIRRMRINSQYATLRTILPNLIKMDKASVLAETIKRVRELKKAVEEVDSVCGGTAVPSGDDSLSLEYSGGLKEEEKDGQVFIKVTLSVEDRPGLMLELINAIRSAKGSGEVGLIRVVKAEMVTVGGRTKTLLWLQPMPPLPSSGSGGGDGDGDGEGVLVLLRRSLRLVLAKKVEVKN, from the exons ATGCAAATGGTTCAAGCTGGTGGGCGTAACACATCAAGGAGTTATTCAAAGCAAATTGTTGCCTTCAAACACAGCGAGGCCGAAAGAATTAGAAGAATGCGTATCAATAGTCAATACGCCACTCTTCGTACTATTCTCCCAAATTTGATCAAA ATGGACAAGGCTTCGGTCCTGGCAGAAACGATAAAGCGAGTGAGGGAGCTGAAGAAGGCAGTGGAGGAAGTGGATTCTGTTTGTGGTGGCACCGCCGTCCCGAGCGGGGACGATAGCCTGAGCTTGGAATACTCTGGAGgattaaaagaagaagaaaaagatggTCAAGTGTTTATAAAGGTGACATTGAGTGTTGAGGACAGGCCAGGGCTGATGTTGGAGTTGATAAATGCTATAAGATCGGCTAAGGGTAGTGGGGAAGTTGGATTAATAAGGGTGGTCAAGGCTGAGATGGTCACAGTTGGTGGCAGGACCAAGACCCTGCTGTGGCTGCAACCAATGCCTCCGCTGCCTAGCTCAGGTAGCGGTGGCGGCGATGGTGATGGTGATGGTGAAGGAGTGTTGGTGTTGCTTAGGAGGAGTTTGAGGTTAGTTCTTGCCAAAAAAGTTGAAGTGAAAAATTAA
- the LOC115714585 gene encoding GPI ethanolamine phosphate transferase 2 isoform X1 produces MSSLTCTNLTIFTLTGVLIQIIGLSLFVFGFFPVKPALSGFSGPEAFRAPRSDSVQNHSMALPPPDKLRSLYQELSGLPPFDKLILMVIDGLPAEFVLGKDGNPPRRELVEAMPYTQSLLANGMAIGYHAKAAPPTVTMPRLKAMVSGAIGGFLDVAFNFNTQALLDDNLIDQFFKIGWKMVMLGDETWLKLFPGLFKRHDGVSSFFVKDTIQVDQNVSRHLPDELSRYDWDLMILHYLGLDHVGHIGGRNSVLMAPKLMEMDEVVKMIHTNRILNQMNNHGRTLLVVVSDHGMTENGNHGGSSYEETDSLALFIGLNDVSRFESFSQKTVDQVDIAPTLALLFSLPIPKNNVGILIPETFGHLADDQKLRALELNSWQLLRLLQAQLPGLSCEGFPYHESIDKTSGISKCNGSLETKFCCLYTTAEFLHNSWMSKDVSRFNHGDEYNIAVGAYNEFLRIASEWLARRATDKPFNLLGFGVAAMVLSCVILLSLLCLMCKEVYGRERKYVSNFESNIMHAWHLDEAFAIGVIFILVVSMGSSSMVEEEQYIWHFVSSTLLLLLLRKSAQYLQVERAQNIFNLFSGKNKYIGFQTLSIVLLLISGRILRGWHQGGVNWRDLPDISKWLEQAGGDHLLKALQLVAGLLFITLSLVSLSVFDLNRKSVAVIGFCFLTPGLLVLQHIMKHQDSMFAPSSYTATMLVQIIYTVLGFATLGITVALPWLSSCLNSKSFSNRFSYESASGPDELCYKPLLVEFRNCSFVIGWAYICSWCLLQLLLQQPINSMPILLLFLQVLVGMLYCFHSGEDNKLWVEVAVFYYMGMAGHYALGNSNSLATIDVAGAFIGISSHSTILSGILMFMITYASPMLAALSMVMYISIKSCNYIALPINMDSKLLLKKLLGFPCLLLLSLNSILLVSYTIVLILMRNHLFVWSVFSPKYLYVCAATVCVYIGVSIVATTVIYTYLVLSFKRTMQGFGSSATTKDKE; encoded by the exons ATGGCACTTCCCCCTCCTGATAAGCTCAGATCACTGTATCAG GAACTATCTGGGCTTCCCCCATTTGATAAGCTAATACTAATG GTTATTGATGGTCTTCCAGCAGAATTTGTGCTTGGCAAGGATGGTAACCCTCCTCGAAGGGAATTGGTGGAAGCCATGCCATATACTCAATCACTGTTAGCAAATGGCATGGCAATTGGGTATCATGCAAAGGCTGCACCTCCTACTGTTACAATGCCTCGTTTGAAA GCTATGGTTTCTGGAGCAATTGGAGGATTTCTTGACGTGGCTTTTAATTTTAACACGCAAGCTCTCTTAGATGACAATCTTATTG accAGTTTTTTAAGATTGGTTGGAAAATGGTGATGCTTGGTGATGAAACATGGCTGAAGTTGTTTCCAGGATTATTTAAGAGGCATGATGGAGTTAGTAGCTTTTTT GTTAAAGATACTATACAAGTTGATCAAAATGTTTCTCGACATTTGCCTGATGAACTTAGTAGATATGATTGGGATCTCATG ATTCTTCATTACCTAGGCTTGGATCATGTTGGACATATTGGTGGCCGCAACAG TGTCTTGATGGCCCCAAAACTAATGGAGATGGATGAGGTGGTTAAGATGATTCATACAAATAGAATTCTGAATCAAATGAATAATCATGGAAGGACACTTTTG GTAGTGGTAAGTGATCATGGCATGACTGAGAATGGTAATCATGGAGGATCTTCATATGAAGAGACTGATTCTTTGGCTTTATTTATCGGTCTGAACGATGTCTCCCGTTTTGAATCATTCTCTCAGAAAACTGTGGACCAG GTTGATATAGCACCAACATTAGCTCTTCTTTTTAGTTTGCCAATTCCCAAGAACAATGTTGGAATCCTGATTCCAGAAACTTTTGGGCATTTGGCTG ATGATCAAAAGCTAAGGGCACTTGAGTTGAATTCATGGCAGTTGCTTAGATTATTGCAAGCACAACTACCTGGTTTATCATGTGAAGGTTTCCCATATCATGAATCAATTGATAAAACCTCTGGAATAAGTAAGTGCAATGGTAGCTTGGAGACGAAATTTTGTTGCTTATATACAACTGCTGAATTTCTCCATAATTCCTGGATGTCTAAGGATGTATCGAG GTTTAACCATGGGGATGAGTATAACATTGCTGTTGGAGCATACAACGAGTTTTTAAGAATTGCAAGTGAGTGGTTAGCACGCAGAGCCACCGAT AAACCTTTCAACTTGCTTGGTTTTGGAGTTGCTGCAATGGTCCTATCTTGTGTAATATTGCTGAGCCTTCTATGTCTAATGTGCAAAGAAGTTTATGGCAGAGAAAGGAAATACGTTTCAAACTTTGAGAGTAATATCATGCATGCATGGCATTTAGATGAGGCTTTTGCAATTGGTGTTATCTTTATCCTTGTAGTAAGTATGGGATCGAGTTCTATGGTGGAGGAAGAGCAATATATATGGCATTTTGTTAGTTCGACATTGCTTTTGTTATTACTGCGTAAATCAGCACAGTATTTACAAGTTGAAAGGGCACagaatatatttaatttgttcAGTGGAAAAAACAAATATATTGGTTTTCAAACATTGTCCATAGTTTTGCTTCTTATTTCTGGTAGGATCTTGAGAGGCTGGCATCAAGGAGGCGTGAATTGGAGGGATCTTCCTGATATATCCAAGTGGCTTGAGCAAGCTGGGGGTGACCATCTACTTAAAGCACTTCAGCTAGTTGCAGGCCTTCTATTCATTACCTTAAGCTTGGTTTCTCTATCTGTATTTGATTTAAATAGAAAATCTGTTGCAGTGATTGGATTTTGCTTTTTGACTCCTGGGTTATTGGTTTTGCAACATATTATGAAACATCAGGATAGCATGTTTGCACCATCTAGCTATACTGCAACAATGCTGGTACAAATAATCTATACAGTTCTCGGTTTTGCCACACTTGGTATCACTGTGGCTTTACCATGGCTATCATCTTGTTTGAATTCCAAGTCATTCTCAAATAGATTTTCCTATGAATCTGCTTCTGGCCCTGATGAGCTTTGTTACAAGCCTCTGCTGGTGGAGTTCAGAAATTGCTCGTTTGTGATTGGGTGGGCATACATATGCTCTTGGTGCCTTCTGCAGTTGTTACTCCAACAACCAATTAATTCAATGCCTATATTATTGCTGTTTTTGCAAGTTTTAGTCGGCATGCTTTATTGTTTTCACAGTGGGGAAGATAACAAGCTCTGGGTTGAG GTTGCAGTGTTTTACTATATGGGGATGGCGGGCCATTATGCTTTGGGGAACAGTAATTCTTTAGCCACCATTGATGTTGCTGGAGCTTTTATT GGCATCTCAAGTCATTCAACTATACTTTCTGGGATTTTAATGTTTATGATTACCTACGCCTCCCCAATGCTAGCCGCTCTTAGCATGGTGATGTACATCTCGATTAAGAGCTGTAACTATATTGCACTTCCAATAAATATGGATTCCAAACTACTCCTGAAAAAATTGCTGGGCTTCCCTTGTCTACTTCTACTGAGCTTgaactccattttgttggtgTCGTACACCATTGTATTGATATTAATGAGGAACCATCTCTTTGTGTGGAGCGTTTTCTCTCCAAA GTATCTTTATGTGTGTGCTGCAACTGTGTGTGTCTATATTGGGGTCTCTATTGTGGCAACAACTGTGATTTATACATACTTGGTTCTGTCATTTAAGAGAACCATGCAGGGTTTTGGTTCTTCTGCAACCACTAAAGATAAAGAATAG
- the LOC115714585 gene encoding GPI ethanolamine phosphate transferase 2 isoform X2: MPYTQSLLANGMAIGYHAKAAPPTVTMPRLKAMVSGAIGGFLDVAFNFNTQALLDDNLIDQFFKIGWKMVMLGDETWLKLFPGLFKRHDGVSSFFVKDTIQVDQNVSRHLPDELSRYDWDLMILHYLGLDHVGHIGGRNSVLMAPKLMEMDEVVKMIHTNRILNQMNNHGRTLLVVVSDHGMTENGNHGGSSYEETDSLALFIGLNDVSRFESFSQKTVDQVDIAPTLALLFSLPIPKNNVGILIPETFGHLADDQKLRALELNSWQLLRLLQAQLPGLSCEGFPYHESIDKTSGISKCNGSLETKFCCLYTTAEFLHNSWMSKDVSRFNHGDEYNIAVGAYNEFLRIASEWLARRATDKPFNLLGFGVAAMVLSCVILLSLLCLMCKEVYGRERKYVSNFESNIMHAWHLDEAFAIGVIFILVVSMGSSSMVEEEQYIWHFVSSTLLLLLLRKSAQYLQVERAQNIFNLFSGKNKYIGFQTLSIVLLLISGRILRGWHQGGVNWRDLPDISKWLEQAGGDHLLKALQLVAGLLFITLSLVSLSVFDLNRKSVAVIGFCFLTPGLLVLQHIMKHQDSMFAPSSYTATMLVQIIYTVLGFATLGITVALPWLSSCLNSKSFSNRFSYESASGPDELCYKPLLVEFRNCSFVIGWAYICSWCLLQLLLQQPINSMPILLLFLQVLVGMLYCFHSGEDNKLWVEVAVFYYMGMAGHYALGNSNSLATIDVAGAFIGISSHSTILSGILMFMITYASPMLAALSMVMYISIKSCNYIALPINMDSKLLLKKLLGFPCLLLLSLNSILLVSYTIVLILMRNHLFVWSVFSPKYLYVCAATVCVYIGVSIVATTVIYTYLVLSFKRTMQGFGSSATTKDKE; encoded by the exons ATGCCATATACTCAATCACTGTTAGCAAATGGCATGGCAATTGGGTATCATGCAAAGGCTGCACCTCCTACTGTTACAATGCCTCGTTTGAAA GCTATGGTTTCTGGAGCAATTGGAGGATTTCTTGACGTGGCTTTTAATTTTAACACGCAAGCTCTCTTAGATGACAATCTTATTG accAGTTTTTTAAGATTGGTTGGAAAATGGTGATGCTTGGTGATGAAACATGGCTGAAGTTGTTTCCAGGATTATTTAAGAGGCATGATGGAGTTAGTAGCTTTTTT GTTAAAGATACTATACAAGTTGATCAAAATGTTTCTCGACATTTGCCTGATGAACTTAGTAGATATGATTGGGATCTCATG ATTCTTCATTACCTAGGCTTGGATCATGTTGGACATATTGGTGGCCGCAACAG TGTCTTGATGGCCCCAAAACTAATGGAGATGGATGAGGTGGTTAAGATGATTCATACAAATAGAATTCTGAATCAAATGAATAATCATGGAAGGACACTTTTG GTAGTGGTAAGTGATCATGGCATGACTGAGAATGGTAATCATGGAGGATCTTCATATGAAGAGACTGATTCTTTGGCTTTATTTATCGGTCTGAACGATGTCTCCCGTTTTGAATCATTCTCTCAGAAAACTGTGGACCAG GTTGATATAGCACCAACATTAGCTCTTCTTTTTAGTTTGCCAATTCCCAAGAACAATGTTGGAATCCTGATTCCAGAAACTTTTGGGCATTTGGCTG ATGATCAAAAGCTAAGGGCACTTGAGTTGAATTCATGGCAGTTGCTTAGATTATTGCAAGCACAACTACCTGGTTTATCATGTGAAGGTTTCCCATATCATGAATCAATTGATAAAACCTCTGGAATAAGTAAGTGCAATGGTAGCTTGGAGACGAAATTTTGTTGCTTATATACAACTGCTGAATTTCTCCATAATTCCTGGATGTCTAAGGATGTATCGAG GTTTAACCATGGGGATGAGTATAACATTGCTGTTGGAGCATACAACGAGTTTTTAAGAATTGCAAGTGAGTGGTTAGCACGCAGAGCCACCGAT AAACCTTTCAACTTGCTTGGTTTTGGAGTTGCTGCAATGGTCCTATCTTGTGTAATATTGCTGAGCCTTCTATGTCTAATGTGCAAAGAAGTTTATGGCAGAGAAAGGAAATACGTTTCAAACTTTGAGAGTAATATCATGCATGCATGGCATTTAGATGAGGCTTTTGCAATTGGTGTTATCTTTATCCTTGTAGTAAGTATGGGATCGAGTTCTATGGTGGAGGAAGAGCAATATATATGGCATTTTGTTAGTTCGACATTGCTTTTGTTATTACTGCGTAAATCAGCACAGTATTTACAAGTTGAAAGGGCACagaatatatttaatttgttcAGTGGAAAAAACAAATATATTGGTTTTCAAACATTGTCCATAGTTTTGCTTCTTATTTCTGGTAGGATCTTGAGAGGCTGGCATCAAGGAGGCGTGAATTGGAGGGATCTTCCTGATATATCCAAGTGGCTTGAGCAAGCTGGGGGTGACCATCTACTTAAAGCACTTCAGCTAGTTGCAGGCCTTCTATTCATTACCTTAAGCTTGGTTTCTCTATCTGTATTTGATTTAAATAGAAAATCTGTTGCAGTGATTGGATTTTGCTTTTTGACTCCTGGGTTATTGGTTTTGCAACATATTATGAAACATCAGGATAGCATGTTTGCACCATCTAGCTATACTGCAACAATGCTGGTACAAATAATCTATACAGTTCTCGGTTTTGCCACACTTGGTATCACTGTGGCTTTACCATGGCTATCATCTTGTTTGAATTCCAAGTCATTCTCAAATAGATTTTCCTATGAATCTGCTTCTGGCCCTGATGAGCTTTGTTACAAGCCTCTGCTGGTGGAGTTCAGAAATTGCTCGTTTGTGATTGGGTGGGCATACATATGCTCTTGGTGCCTTCTGCAGTTGTTACTCCAACAACCAATTAATTCAATGCCTATATTATTGCTGTTTTTGCAAGTTTTAGTCGGCATGCTTTATTGTTTTCACAGTGGGGAAGATAACAAGCTCTGGGTTGAG GTTGCAGTGTTTTACTATATGGGGATGGCGGGCCATTATGCTTTGGGGAACAGTAATTCTTTAGCCACCATTGATGTTGCTGGAGCTTTTATT GGCATCTCAAGTCATTCAACTATACTTTCTGGGATTTTAATGTTTATGATTACCTACGCCTCCCCAATGCTAGCCGCTCTTAGCATGGTGATGTACATCTCGATTAAGAGCTGTAACTATATTGCACTTCCAATAAATATGGATTCCAAACTACTCCTGAAAAAATTGCTGGGCTTCCCTTGTCTACTTCTACTGAGCTTgaactccattttgttggtgTCGTACACCATTGTATTGATATTAATGAGGAACCATCTCTTTGTGTGGAGCGTTTTCTCTCCAAA GTATCTTTATGTGTGTGCTGCAACTGTGTGTGTCTATATTGGGGTCTCTATTGTGGCAACAACTGTGATTTATACATACTTGGTTCTGTCATTTAAGAGAACCATGCAGGGTTTTGGTTCTTCTGCAACCACTAAAGATAAAGAATAG
- the LOC115712040 gene encoding uncharacterized protein LOC115712040 has protein sequence MVDLQSNVSPPPSNSLLLHHSLQCLSRRDFLGCRNYALKAQESDPNIRADASQVLAVADVLHASERRLKNNRLDYYSILQISRTVSNDRRLIWDQFSKLVSLVNPKNNKFAFSTQAYGLLLEAWRLLSDPKKKAQYDIEIGDLPEVAEEVGVSDHGNGSGENSETFWTVCPFCYCMFEYEKVYEGCCLRCQNCKRGFHGVAISPPSPEIMVPGESRYYFCYGVFSVKYSEEENNANVNDVKKRKCGLDDHGVVDISDDEGLASLNDDSSHSGNNGKSNDSSVDSKNGDDQDFVDDFWEEVLETENLGKHESEIGTTEVGVGQNLPKRIVKARARRRKNIKSVALKSNKMAGNPIKRAQTTELVGDDGDIAMGVAGSDVNVDKGKGIVNGEDENEVNAWHEDAHSGVVFTEVEDDVFDGLLCDW, from the coding sequence ATGGTGGACTTACAGAGCAACGTTTCACCTCCACCCTCAAACTCACTGCTCCTTCACCACTCTCTACAATGCCTGTCCCGGCGAGATTTCTTGGGCTGCCGCAACTACGCCCTCAAAGCCCAAGAGTCCGACCCAAACATCAGAGCCGACGCTAGCCAAGTCCTTGCCGTCGCTGATGTTCTCCACGCGTCGGAGCGTCGCCTCAAGAACAACCGTCTCGACTACTACTCCATACTCCAAATCAGTCGTACCGTGTCTAATGATCGCAGACTCATTTGGGATCAGTTTTCGAAGCTCGTGTCTCTCGTGAACCCCAAGAATAACAAGTTCGCATTTTCTACGCAGGCCTACGGTCTTCTTCTCGAAGCCTGGAGGTTGTTATCGGACCCTAAGAAGAAGGCCCAGTACGACATTGAGATAGGGGACTTGCCGGAAGTAGCAGAAGAAGTTGGAGTTTCGGACCATGGAAATGGGTCTGGAGAGAATAGTGAGACTTTCTGGACTGTGTGTCCTTTTTGTTACTGCATGTTCGAGTACGAGAAGGTGTACGAAGGTTGCTGCCTCAGGTGTCAGAATTGCAAGAGAGGGTTTCATGGGGTGGCGATCAGCCCTCCGTCGCCGGAGATAATGGTTCCGGGTGAGAGTCGATACTATTTCTGTTATGGGGTTTTCTCAGTAAAGTATTCGGAGGAAGAAAACAATGCTAACGTAAACGACgtcaagaaaagaaagtgtggtTTGGATGATCATGGGGTGGTGGACATTTCTGATGATGAAGGTTTGGCTTCTTTAAATGATGATTCTAGTCACAGTGGAAACAACGGAAAGAGTAACGATTCTTCCGTGGATTCAAAAAATGGTGATGACCAAGATTTCGTTGATGACTTTTGGGAAGAGGTTTTGGAAACTGAGAATTTGGGTAAGCATGAAAGTGAGATTGGGACAACAGAGGTGGGTGTTGGTCAAAACTTGCCGAAGAGGATAGTCAAAGCTCGGGCAAGGAGGAGGAAGAATATTAAATCTGTTGCCTTGAAATCGAATAAGATGGCAGGGAATCCGATAAAGAGAGCTCAAACTACCGAGTTGGTGGGTGATGATGGTGACATTGCTATGGGAGTGGCAGGTTCAGATGTCAATGTAGATAAGGGGAAAGGGATTGTAAATGGAGAAGATGAAAATGAGGTTAATGCATGGCATGAAGATGCTCATTCTGGGGTAGTGTTTACTGAAGTAGAAGATGATGTTTTTGATGGCTTGTTATGTGACTGGTGA